From Citricoccus sp. SGAir0253, a single genomic window includes:
- a CDS encoding ABC transporter substrate-binding protein, translating to MEPACLDPIVSGNVPQALVSTQYLEPLFHQDEDGEIGPWLAESWEWSEDRLALDITVRDDVTFTDGQQLNAETIRENVEYIKDPATLSSTAILAVEKVESVEVVDEFTARLHLSSPDNALLEHFAQVWVPIQSQKALARGMEENCLSPVGTGPFTVESWSKQRQIVLVRNEDYHTPAPTAGHSGPAYLDRIVWRFLPDHANRFSALQAGEVDVIDVIQPQDAIAADADPALDTLIGSRPGHVVNLTFNTTQEPFGDRRVREAFTRAVDVDAALKSIFLGTVERSNAVLSSITKYDLQQPEVFATDVARANALLDEAGWTERDAEGYRTKDGRRLSATVLQTESVLVPVAVLEQFQASAKEVGFELLISQEEQSTFNERRYAWDYDLAPMYYTKNSPAVLNLTHHTDNIPSVIEGGYHANNHGLEGPEAERIDQFLDTGSTTADEQERRESYTAAQDAIHAQYLNLPIFDQQTRLGIRADVEGVRLASPLGMPIFHDTWLDRP from the coding sequence GTGGAGCCGGCCTGCCTCGACCCGATCGTCTCCGGCAACGTCCCGCAGGCCCTGGTCTCCACGCAGTACCTCGAGCCGCTGTTCCACCAGGACGAGGACGGGGAGATCGGCCCCTGGCTCGCGGAGTCCTGGGAGTGGTCGGAGGACCGGCTCGCCCTGGACATCACGGTGCGGGACGACGTGACCTTCACGGACGGCCAGCAACTCAACGCCGAGACCATCCGGGAGAACGTCGAGTACATCAAGGACCCCGCCACGTTGTCCTCCACCGCGATCCTCGCCGTGGAGAAGGTCGAGTCCGTGGAGGTCGTGGACGAGTTCACCGCCCGGCTGCACCTCTCCTCACCGGACAACGCCCTGCTGGAGCACTTCGCCCAAGTCTGGGTGCCCATCCAGTCCCAGAAGGCGCTGGCCCGCGGCATGGAGGAGAACTGCCTGTCCCCCGTCGGCACCGGCCCGTTCACCGTGGAGAGCTGGAGCAAGCAGCGCCAGATCGTCCTGGTGCGCAACGAGGACTACCACACGCCCGCCCCGACGGCCGGGCACTCCGGGCCGGCCTACCTGGACCGGATCGTCTGGCGGTTCCTGCCGGACCACGCGAACCGCTTCTCCGCCCTGCAGGCCGGCGAGGTGGACGTCATCGACGTGATCCAGCCCCAGGACGCGATCGCGGCGGACGCGGACCCGGCCCTGGACACGCTGATCGGCTCCCGGCCCGGGCACGTGGTCAACCTGACCTTCAACACCACGCAGGAGCCCTTCGGCGACCGGCGGGTCCGGGAGGCCTTCACCCGGGCCGTGGACGTGGATGCCGCACTCAAGAGCATCTTCCTCGGCACGGTGGAGCGCTCCAACGCGGTGCTCAGCTCGATCACGAAGTACGACCTCCAGCAGCCGGAGGTCTTCGCCACCGATGTCGCGCGTGCCAACGCGCTGCTGGACGAGGCCGGCTGGACCGAACGTGACGCCGAGGGCTACCGGACGAAGGACGGCCGGCGGCTCTCGGCCACCGTGCTGCAGACGGAGTCCGTGCTCGTCCCGGTCGCCGTGCTCGAGCAGTTCCAGGCCAGTGCCAAGGAGGTCGGCTTCGAGCTGCTCATCAGCCAGGAGGAGCAGTCCACCTTCAACGAGCGCCGCTACGCCTGGGACTACGACCTGGCGCCGATGTACTACACGAAGAACTCGCCGGCCGTGCTGAACCTGACCCACCACACGGACAACATCCCCTCCGTGATCGAGGGCGGCTACCACGCCAACAACCACGGCCTCGAGGGGCCCGAGGCCGAACGGATCGACCAGTTCCTGGACACCGGGTCGACGACCGCCGACGAGCAGGAACGCCGGGAGTCCTACACCGCCGCCCAGGACGCCATCCACGCCCAGTACCTGAACCTGCCGATCTTCGACCAGCAGACCCGCCTGGGGATCCGCGCCGACGTCGAGGGCGTCCGGCTCGCCTCGCCCCTCGGCATGCCCATCTTCCACGACACCTGGTTGGACCGCCCATGA
- a CDS encoding ABC transporter permease produces the protein MTAILPTPAPAAADPAGPAATGRPGRRARATSTARWVLTRVAGAAFVLWAVATISFFALRLVPGDPVDALLGGPGNNATEAVRQQTRELYGLDRPVLVQYGTFLLGLLRGDLGQSYQLRQPVAEVLGEQVGNTLLLAALALATAWAFALALALWSVRSGHTAALVANVLEIVSAAVPHFWLGTVLILVFSVNLQLLPATSGAPGVEGLVLPVVTLAVPLAGFLGQSMRESMLTAMHSPFALSARARGEAETGVSLRHALRHAALPGINLSGWAFGSLVSGAVVVETVFARPGLGRTLLEAVTIRDVPVVLGVVLLIAAVYVVVTLLSDLAERLADPRLRDA, from the coding sequence ATGACCGCCATCCTGCCCACCCCCGCTCCAGCTGCCGCCGACCCCGCGGGACCCGCCGCCACCGGCCGTCCGGGCCGCCGCGCCCGGGCCACCTCAACGGCCCGCTGGGTGCTGACGCGGGTCGCCGGCGCCGCCTTCGTCCTCTGGGCCGTGGCCACCATCTCGTTCTTCGCCCTCCGCCTGGTGCCCGGCGATCCCGTGGACGCGCTCCTGGGTGGGCCCGGCAACAACGCCACCGAGGCGGTCCGCCAGCAGACCCGCGAACTGTACGGCCTGGACCGTCCCGTCCTGGTCCAGTACGGGACGTTCCTGCTCGGACTGCTCCGTGGCGATCTCGGCCAGTCCTACCAGCTGCGCCAGCCGGTGGCCGAGGTCCTCGGTGAGCAGGTCGGCAACACCCTGCTGCTCGCCGCCCTCGCGCTGGCCACGGCGTGGGCGTTCGCCCTCGCGCTGGCCCTGTGGTCCGTCCGCTCGGGGCACACGGCCGCCCTCGTGGCGAACGTGCTGGAGATCGTCTCCGCCGCCGTCCCGCACTTCTGGCTCGGCACCGTGCTCATCCTGGTGTTCAGCGTGAACCTGCAGCTGCTGCCGGCCACCTCCGGGGCTCCCGGCGTGGAGGGCCTCGTCCTGCCCGTGGTCACCCTGGCGGTGCCGCTGGCCGGGTTCCTCGGCCAGTCCATGCGCGAGTCCATGCTCACCGCCATGCACTCCCCCTTCGCCCTGTCCGCCCGCGCCCGCGGCGAGGCCGAGACCGGGGTGAGCCTGCGCCACGCCCTGCGCCACGCCGCCCTGCCCGGTATCAACCTGTCCGGCTGGGCCTTCGGCTCCCTGGTCTCCGGCGCCGTGGTGGTGGAGACCGTGTTCGCCCGTCCCGGACTCGGACGCACCCTGCTGGAGGCCGTCACCATCCGCGACGTCCCGGTGGTCCTCGGGGTCGTGCTGCTGATCGCCGCGGTCTACGTGGTGGTCACGCTCCTGAGCGACCTCGCCGAACGCCTCGCCGACCCCCGCCTCCGCGACGCCTGA
- a CDS encoding ABC transporter permease, which yields MTQTVPATTPSTALAAPPTPPAGPRRRRPGPAVLLPAAVVALLAAAALAPGLLTPGDPLAMEPANAFAAPSPAHWFGTDESGRDVFTRVVHGARDSLSIGVLATVIGVGLGLALGALAGWGSRAVDYGVNRLLEVLFAFPNLLLALLVITILGPGVVTTTLAVGLSTAPGYARMIRSQVQSIKRSGYVEASIVQGRSRWFILRRHVLPNVAAPLFILATLGVGQAIVWASSLSFLGLGATPPAPEWGAMLSAGRGYMSIAWWITLFPGLFIVLSAAATTVLGHGLQQKLKEQS from the coding sequence ATGACCCAGACCGTTCCGGCCACCACGCCGTCCACCGCCCTCGCGGCCCCGCCCACCCCACCCGCCGGTCCACGACGCCGGCGCCCCGGCCCCGCCGTCCTCCTCCCCGCGGCGGTGGTCGCCCTCCTGGCGGCCGCGGCCCTCGCCCCCGGCCTGCTGACCCCCGGTGACCCGCTGGCCATGGAACCGGCCAATGCGTTCGCCGCCCCCTCCCCCGCCCACTGGTTCGGCACGGACGAGTCCGGCCGCGACGTGTTCACCCGGGTCGTCCACGGCGCCCGCGACTCCCTGTCCATCGGCGTGCTGGCCACCGTGATCGGCGTCGGGCTCGGGCTCGCGCTGGGGGCGCTCGCGGGCTGGGGATCGAGGGCGGTGGACTACGGCGTGAACCGCCTCCTCGAGGTGCTCTTCGCCTTCCCCAACCTGCTGCTGGCCCTGCTCGTCATCACGATCCTGGGCCCCGGCGTGGTCACCACCACCCTGGCCGTGGGCCTGTCCACGGCTCCCGGGTACGCCCGGATGATCCGCTCCCAGGTGCAGTCGATCAAGCGGTCGGGCTACGTGGAGGCCTCCATCGTCCAGGGTCGCTCGCGCTGGTTCATCCTCCGCCGGCACGTGCTGCCGAACGTGGCCGCCCCCCTGTTCATCCTCGCCACGCTGGGCGTGGGCCAGGCCATCGTGTGGGCATCGTCGCTGAGCTTCCTCGGCCTCGGCGCCACCCCGCCGGCCCCCGAGTGGGGGGCCATGCTCTCGGCCGGCCGGGGGTACATGTCCATCGCCTGGTGGATCACCCTGTTCCCCGGCCTGTTCATCGTTCTCAGCGCAGCCGCCACCACCGTCCTCGGACACGGCCTCCAGCAGAAGCTCAAGGAGCAGTCATGA
- a CDS encoding ABC transporter ATP-binding protein yields MTQPTESTPEDTRPAPPAPTVTAPAGTAAAARVRNLSVAFGDRRHAVPTVHGVDLEIQPGECLAIVGESGSGKSVTARSLIGLTGDNALVSADALEVGGVDQLANGPRQWRRVRGAEVGYVLQDALVSLDPLRPIGREIDDALRLHTRLDRSQRRAKVLQLLDDVGIPDPGQRLHQRSGELSGGLRQRALIATAIALDPPLLVADEPTTALDATVQRQILDLLARLKDQGTALLLISHDLAVVGDLADRIAVMQAGRIVETGPSAEILADPQHPYTRRLLRAVPTGRPRGTALSESPVATSDRQHRLIASRRGLEPVATDEAAATEPLLVGTGLRKAFRNPDRSERVAVDDVSFSLARGTTLGIVGESGSGKSTIARMALGLTRPDAGTVRFRGQDWSAMTERERRPHRRRIASIYQDPLGSFDPQWSVEQVLADALIDGGALSGADRRDEVVQLLETVGLGADHLRRRPARLSGGQRQRVAIARALASGPEVIVCDEPVSALDVSIQAQVLDLLDELQRQFGLSYLFISHDLGVVQHVSDEIVVMRQGRVVEAGRAHQVFARPSHPYTQALLDAAPRLSVSTGGAA; encoded by the coding sequence ATGACCCAGCCCACCGAATCCACGCCCGAGGACACCAGGCCGGCGCCGCCGGCGCCAACGGTCACGGCGCCGGCCGGCACCGCCGCCGCGGCCCGGGTCCGGAACCTCTCCGTGGCCTTCGGCGACCGTCGCCACGCGGTGCCCACGGTCCACGGCGTGGACCTGGAGATCCAGCCCGGCGAGTGCCTGGCGATCGTGGGCGAGTCCGGATCCGGGAAGTCCGTCACGGCCCGCTCCCTGATCGGGCTCACCGGGGACAACGCCCTCGTCTCGGCCGATGCCCTCGAGGTGGGCGGCGTCGACCAGCTCGCCAACGGTCCGCGCCAGTGGCGCCGGGTCCGCGGCGCCGAGGTGGGCTACGTGCTGCAGGACGCCCTCGTCTCGCTCGACCCCCTGCGCCCCATCGGCCGCGAGATCGACGACGCCCTGCGCCTGCACACGCGCCTCGACCGGTCCCAGCGCCGGGCGAAGGTCCTGCAGCTGCTCGACGACGTCGGCATCCCGGATCCCGGGCAACGGCTCCACCAGCGCTCCGGCGAGCTCTCCGGCGGGCTGCGCCAGCGCGCCCTGATCGCCACGGCCATCGCCCTCGACCCACCGCTGCTCGTCGCCGACGAGCCGACCACGGCCCTGGACGCCACCGTCCAGCGGCAGATCCTGGACCTGCTGGCCCGCCTCAAGGACCAGGGCACCGCGTTGCTGCTCATCAGCCACGACCTGGCCGTCGTCGGGGATCTCGCCGACCGGATCGCGGTCATGCAGGCCGGCCGGATCGTGGAGACCGGCCCGAGCGCCGAGATCCTGGCCGACCCGCAGCACCCCTACACCCGGCGACTGCTGCGCGCCGTCCCCACCGGCCGGCCCCGCGGCACCGCCCTCTCGGAGAGCCCCGTGGCCACCTCCGACCGACAGCACCGGCTGATCGCGTCCCGCCGGGGCCTCGAGCCGGTGGCGACCGACGAGGCCGCCGCGACCGAACCCCTGCTGGTCGGCACCGGACTGCGCAAGGCCTTCCGCAATCCCGACCGCAGCGAGCGGGTGGCCGTGGACGACGTCTCGTTCTCCCTCGCGCGCGGCACCACCCTCGGCATCGTCGGTGAGTCGGGCTCCGGCAAGAGCACGATCGCCCGGATGGCCCTGGGCCTCACCCGTCCCGACGCCGGCACGGTCCGGTTCCGGGGACAGGACTGGAGCGCGATGACGGAGCGCGAGCGCCGGCCCCACCGTCGCCGCATCGCCTCGATCTACCAGGACCCCCTGGGATCCTTCGATCCCCAGTGGAGCGTGGAGCAGGTGCTGGCCGATGCCCTCATCGACGGCGGCGCGCTCTCCGGCGCCGACCGACGGGACGAGGTCGTGCAACTGCTGGAGACCGTGGGGCTCGGTGCGGACCACCTGCGCCGGCGGCCGGCGCGGCTCTCGGGCGGCCAGCGCCAGCGCGTGGCCATAGCCCGCGCCCTGGCCTCCGGCCCGGAGGTGATCGTGTGCGATGAGCCGGTCTCCGCCCTGGACGTCTCCATCCAGGCCCAGGTCCTGGACCTGCTGGACGAACTGCAACGCCAGTTCGGCCTCAGTTACCTCTTCATCTCCCACGACCTAGGCGTCGTCCAGCACGTCAGCGACGAGATCGTGGTGATGCGCCAGGGGCGGGTCGTGGAGGCCGGGCGCGCCCACCAGGTGTTCGCCCGCCCCAGCCACCCCTATACCCAGGCCCTGCTCGACGCCGCTCCGCGGTTGTCGGTGTCCACCGGAGGAGCCGCATGA
- a CDS encoding LLM class flavin-dependent oxidoreductase, which translates to MSAPLFFNAFLMNTGSHIQHGQWRHPEARQSEFNDLRLWLDLARTLEEGLFDAMFFADVSGLYGPAGGQYTDNVHEGLQIPSNDPTVLLGALAVVTEHIGLATTSNVMQNHPFNFARQLSTLDHLSRGRVAWNIVTSTQENAARNFGLPALVDHDARYDWADEYLDVVYKLWEGSWDDGALLRDRAGGRFADPARIHKIHHEGPRYSVEGPHLPSPSPQRTPLLFQAGGSERGIRFAAQHAECQFIMTPNPRVAREHIERVRARVAEAGRDPQDVKFFQGLSLVLGDTEADVRAREQDYLEYASVTGFLTHASLGILPDGTRLPEDTRLIDIPNNGGQAHVEWLRRATPEREPTLADLANGRIRRGYAAGTPEQVADQLEAWQEAGVDGINLINWRLPGTYEEFNEKLLPVLQRRGLAKTEYAEGTLRHKVFGRDRLPDDHPGARYRGAFTPAAAGA; encoded by the coding sequence ATGAGCGCGCCCCTGTTCTTCAACGCCTTCCTCATGAACACCGGTTCCCACATCCAGCACGGCCAGTGGCGCCACCCCGAGGCCCGCCAGTCCGAGTTCAACGACCTGCGGCTGTGGCTGGACCTGGCCCGCACCCTGGAGGAGGGACTGTTCGACGCGATGTTCTTCGCCGACGTCTCCGGTCTCTACGGGCCCGCCGGCGGGCAGTACACGGACAACGTCCACGAGGGACTGCAGATCCCCTCCAACGACCCGACCGTGCTGCTCGGCGCGCTGGCCGTCGTGACCGAGCACATCGGCCTGGCCACCACGTCCAACGTAATGCAGAACCACCCGTTCAACTTCGCCCGCCAGCTCTCGACCCTGGACCACCTCTCCCGGGGTCGGGTGGCGTGGAACATCGTCACCTCCACCCAGGAGAACGCCGCCCGCAACTTCGGCCTGCCGGCCCTCGTGGACCACGACGCCCGCTACGACTGGGCGGACGAGTACCTCGACGTGGTCTACAAGCTCTGGGAGGGGTCCTGGGACGACGGTGCCCTGCTCCGGGACCGGGCGGGCGGGCGCTTCGCCGACCCGGCGCGCATCCACAAGATCCACCACGAGGGCCCGCGGTACTCGGTGGAGGGACCCCACCTGCCCTCGCCGTCCCCGCAGCGCACGCCCCTGCTGTTCCAGGCCGGCGGCTCCGAGCGCGGCATCCGCTTCGCCGCCCAGCACGCCGAGTGCCAGTTCATCATGACGCCGAATCCGCGCGTGGCACGGGAGCACATCGAGCGGGTGCGGGCCCGGGTGGCCGAGGCCGGACGCGACCCGCAGGACGTGAAGTTCTTCCAGGGCCTGTCCCTCGTCCTCGGGGACACCGAGGCGGACGTGCGGGCCCGGGAACAGGACTATCTCGAGTACGCCTCGGTCACCGGCTTCCTCACGCACGCCTCCCTCGGGATCCTGCCGGACGGGACGCGGCTCCCGGAGGACACCCGCCTCATCGACATCCCGAACAACGGCGGCCAGGCACACGTGGAGTGGCTGCGCCGGGCCACGCCCGAGCGGGAGCCCACCCTGGCCGACCTGGCCAACGGCCGGATCCGGCGCGGCTACGCGGCGGGGACGCCCGAGCAGGTCGCGGACCAGCTCGAGGCCTGGCAGGAGGCCGGGGTGGACGGGATCAACCTCATCAACTGGCGCCTGCCCGGGACCTACGAGGAGTTCAACGAGAAGCTCCTGCCGGTCCTCCAACGCCGGGGCCTGGCCAAGACCGAGTACGCCGAGGGCACCTTGCGGCACAAGGTCTTCGGCCGGGACCGGCTGCCGGACGACCACCCGGGCGCCCGGTACCGCGGAGCCTTCACCCCGGCCGCGGCCGGGGCCTGA
- a CDS encoding ABC transporter ATP-binding protein, which produces MSMERAAMMSMYRMSSGSATAQTKLRPGTVRRTLAFAGRYRGKLAFYLVLSVAGAVLGVASPVLAGGVVNAIVGGRDAGLVVRLALLIALVAVLDAALGVVTRWLSSDLGERIIYDLRTAVFDHVQTMPIAFFMRTRTGALVSRLNNDVIGAQSAISRTLSGVVMNLVSLVLTLGVMLSTSWQVTLVSLVLLPVFLLPARRMGRTLAELSRTRANHNAAMGDQMTERFSAPGATLVKLFGDPGRESAEFASRADRVRATGVGISVRQSVFTTMLTLVSALALAAVYGIGGLQAIAGTLDAGEVVTLALLLTRLYAPLTGLANARVEIMSALVSFDRVFEILDLEPLIRQKPDALPIPGGPVTLEVEDLRFSYPSAEQVSLASLEDVAVLDRRGGAEVLHGVSFTVQPGQTYALVGTSGAGKSTIASLLARLYDADAGAIRYNGRDVRDTTFASLQATVGMVTQDGHLFHDTIRGNLTLARPDAGEQEIWDAIDRARLREVVEGLPDRLDTVVGERGYRLSGGERQRMTIARLLLAEPRVVLLDEATAALDSTSEKAVQAALAEALTGRTAVVIAHRLSTIRSADRILVVEDGRVVEEGPHEELLAAGGRYAELYRTQFDDPSPAPRG; this is translated from the coding sequence ATGAGCATGGAACGGGCCGCGATGATGTCCATGTACCGGATGAGCAGCGGCTCGGCCACCGCCCAGACGAAGCTCCGCCCGGGCACCGTGAGGCGGACCCTGGCCTTCGCCGGTCGCTACCGGGGCAAGCTGGCGTTCTACCTGGTGCTGTCCGTGGCCGGGGCGGTCCTGGGGGTGGCCTCGCCGGTCCTCGCGGGAGGGGTGGTCAACGCCATCGTGGGCGGCCGGGACGCCGGGCTGGTGGTCCGCCTGGCGCTGCTCATCGCGCTGGTGGCCGTGCTGGACGCCGCGCTGGGCGTGGTGACCCGCTGGCTGTCCTCGGACCTCGGTGAGCGGATCATCTACGACCTGCGCACCGCGGTGTTCGACCACGTCCAGACCATGCCGATCGCCTTCTTCATGCGCACCCGCACCGGGGCCCTCGTCTCGAGGCTCAACAACGACGTGATCGGGGCGCAGTCCGCCATCTCCCGCACGCTGTCCGGCGTGGTGATGAACCTCGTCTCGCTGGTGCTCACCCTCGGGGTCATGCTCTCGACCTCCTGGCAGGTCACGCTGGTCTCCCTCGTGCTGCTGCCGGTCTTCCTGCTGCCGGCCCGGCGGATGGGCCGCACCCTGGCGGAGCTGAGCCGGACCCGCGCGAACCACAACGCGGCGATGGGCGACCAGATGACCGAGCGGTTCTCCGCGCCGGGCGCCACCCTGGTCAAGCTCTTCGGTGACCCCGGGCGCGAGTCGGCCGAGTTCGCCTCGCGTGCCGACCGGGTGCGGGCCACCGGGGTGGGGATCTCGGTGCGGCAGTCCGTGTTCACCACCATGCTGACGCTGGTCTCCGCCCTGGCCCTGGCCGCCGTGTACGGCATCGGCGGACTGCAGGCGATCGCCGGGACCCTCGACGCGGGCGAGGTCGTCACCCTCGCCCTGCTGCTGACCCGTCTGTACGCCCCCCTGACCGGCCTGGCCAACGCCCGGGTGGAGATCATGAGCGCGCTCGTCTCCTTCGACCGCGTCTTCGAGATCCTGGACCTGGAACCGCTGATCCGCCAGAAGCCCGATGCACTGCCCATCCCGGGCGGGCCGGTGACCCTGGAGGTCGAGGACCTGCGGTTCTCCTACCCGAGCGCCGAGCAGGTCTCCCTGGCCTCCCTCGAGGACGTGGCGGTGCTCGACCGCCGGGGCGGGGCGGAGGTGCTGCACGGCGTGTCCTTCACCGTCCAGCCCGGGCAGACGTACGCGCTCGTGGGCACCTCCGGGGCGGGCAAGTCCACGATCGCCTCCCTGCTGGCCCGGCTCTACGACGCCGACGCGGGCGCCATCCGCTACAACGGCCGCGACGTCAGGGACACGACCTTCGCCTCCCTGCAGGCCACCGTCGGCATGGTGACCCAGGACGGGCACCTGTTCCACGACACGATCCGCGGCAACCTCACCCTGGCCCGCCCCGATGCCGGGGAGCAGGAGATCTGGGACGCGATCGACCGGGCCCGGCTGCGCGAGGTCGTCGAAGGGCTGCCGGACCGGCTCGACACGGTCGTGGGGGAGCGCGGTTACCGTCTCTCGGGCGGGGAGCGCCAGCGGATGACGATCGCCCGCCTGTTGCTGGCCGAGCCGCGCGTCGTGCTGCTGGACGAGGCGACCGCCGCGCTGGACTCCACGTCCGAGAAGGCCGTCCAGGCGGCGCTGGCCGAGGCGCTGACGGGCCGGACCGCCGTCGTGATCGCGCACCGGCTCTCCACCATCCGCTCGGCCGACCGGATCCTGGTGGTCGAGGACGGCCGGGTGGTCGAGGAGGGCCCGCACGAGGAGCTGCTGGCCGCCGGCGGCCGCTACGCCGAGCTGTACCGGACCCAGTTCGACGACCCGTCCCCGGCGCCGCGGGGCTGA
- a CDS encoding HNH endonuclease: protein MRTLVLNAGYEPLSVVSYRRAILLVVTGKASVLADGGDPVVGPTCTLRRPAVILLNRYVRIPHAETAAVSRRGVLRRDGHQCAYCGRAATTVDHVHPRSRGGEDSWENLVACCLACNNAKGDRSLAQMGWSLRVAPARPRGPQWRIRELERPAEQWTDFLAPAA from the coding sequence ATGCGCACTCTGGTCCTGAATGCCGGCTACGAGCCGCTGTCCGTCGTCAGCTACCGGCGTGCCATCCTGCTGGTGGTCACGGGAAAGGCGAGCGTGCTCGCCGATGGCGGGGACCCCGTCGTCGGGCCCACCTGCACGCTCCGCCGGCCCGCGGTGATCCTGCTGAACCGCTACGTGCGCATCCCGCACGCCGAGACCGCGGCCGTCTCCCGGCGCGGGGTGCTGCGGCGGGACGGGCACCAGTGCGCGTACTGCGGCCGCGCCGCCACCACGGTGGACCACGTCCACCCCCGCTCGCGCGGCGGCGAGGACTCGTGGGAGAACCTCGTGGCGTGCTGCCTGGCCTGCAACAACGCCAAGGGGGACCGCTCGCTCGCCCAGATGGGCTGGAGCCTGCGCGTGGCGCCCGCCCGGCCGCGCGGACCCCAGTGGCGCATCCGGGAACTCGAGCGACCGGCGGAGCAGTGGACGGACTTCCTGGCCCCGGCCGCCTGA
- a CDS encoding C40 family peptidase — MSKRHSEARHRATPAAANPLGAISRAVSSNAGTVGRQAAVVAAASGLVLTIGMPAQGAPAVRETTSIPAPGLDIERAAAVTAVNVAAAKDVKVELDRASLDSTPAPEPEPEPVVETPAEREPVAEVAAPVAQERTAERPARAAQAERPARAEQPERRAETERPAEAEPVQRASQSTVTEQAAPKPAPESSGTGLSGVVSAAYAGVGVPYVYGGKTTAGWDCSGFVAWAYRQAGITIPSQTSAIRFSGKFVPTSNPKPGDLVYQNGGGHVGIYVGNGMMIGAQNPSVGTFLHPVTRNPLLGYYTYVG, encoded by the coding sequence GTGTCGAAGCGCCACTCCGAGGCCCGCCACCGCGCCACCCCCGCCGCCGCCAACCCGCTCGGGGCCATCTCCCGGGCCGTGTCCTCCAACGCCGGCACCGTGGGCCGCCAGGCGGCCGTCGTGGCCGCAGCCTCCGGACTGGTCCTGACCATCGGCATGCCCGCCCAGGGCGCTCCCGCCGTGCGCGAGACCACCAGCATCCCCGCCCCGGGCCTGGACATCGAGCGCGCCGCGGCCGTCACCGCCGTCAACGTGGCCGCCGCCAAGGACGTGAAGGTCGAGCTCGACCGCGCCTCCCTCGACTCCACCCCGGCCCCCGAGCCGGAGCCCGAGCCCGTCGTCGAGACCCCGGCCGAGCGCGAGCCGGTCGCCGAGGTCGCCGCCCCGGTCGCCCAGGAGCGGACCGCCGAGCGCCCGGCCCGCGCCGCGCAGGCCGAGCGCCCCGCCCGTGCCGAGCAGCCGGAGCGCCGCGCCGAGACCGAGCGCCCGGCCGAGGCCGAGCCGGTCCAGCGCGCCTCCCAGTCCACGGTCACCGAGCAGGCGGCGCCCAAGCCGGCCCCGGAGTCCTCCGGCACCGGCCTGAGCGGCGTCGTGTCCGCGGCCTACGCCGGCGTGGGCGTCCCCTACGTCTACGGCGGCAAGACCACCGCGGGCTGGGACTGCTCCGGCTTCGTGGCCTGGGCCTACCGCCAGGCCGGGATCACCATCCCGTCCCAGACCTCGGCCATCCGCTTCTCCGGCAAGTTCGTGCCGACCTCCAACCCGAAGCCGGGCGACCTCGTGTACCAGAACGGCGGCGGCCACGTCGGCATCTACGTCGGCAACGGCATGATGATCGGCGCCCAGAACCCGTCCGTGGGCACCTTCCTGCACCCGGTCACCCGCAACCCGCTGCTGGGCTACTACACCTACGTCGGCTGA
- a CDS encoding metal-dependent transcriptional regulator — MTDLIDTTEMYLRTILELEEEGIVPLRARIAERLEHSGPTVSQTVARMERDGLVHVTTDRHLELTEVGREKAVGVMRKHRLAERLLADVIGLDWAYVHEEACRWEHVMSEKVELRLLDLLGHPVDSPYGNPIPGLGELRDPAAGGVPALESGEPLSVVGRQPGRYTVVRLTEAIQTDPELLAELALAGVRPGQEIDVDTRDGYITVRAAGAGEGAVALEVSEDAAVHIRVEARTA, encoded by the coding sequence GTGACGGACCTGATTGACACCACGGAGATGTACCTGCGGACCATCCTCGAGCTGGAGGAGGAGGGGATCGTCCCGCTGCGTGCGCGCATCGCCGAGCGGCTGGAGCACTCCGGCCCCACCGTGTCCCAGACCGTGGCCCGCATGGAGCGCGACGGCCTCGTCCACGTCACCACCGACCGCCACCTCGAGCTCACCGAGGTGGGCCGCGAGAAGGCCGTCGGCGTGATGCGCAAGCACCGCCTGGCCGAGCGGCTCCTCGCGGACGTCATCGGCCTCGACTGGGCGTACGTGCACGAGGAGGCCTGCCGCTGGGAGCACGTGATGAGCGAGAAGGTCGAGCTGCGCCTGCTGGACCTGCTCGGCCATCCGGTCGACTCCCCGTACGGAAACCCCATCCCCGGACTGGGTGAGCTCCGCGACCCCGCCGCCGGCGGCGTGCCGGCCCTCGAGAGCGGGGAGCCGCTGTCCGTGGTCGGCCGGCAGCCGGGCCGCTACACGGTGGTGCGCCTGACGGAGGCCATCCAGACCGATCCCGAGCTGCTCGCGGAGCTCGCGCTGGCGGGGGTTCGCCCGGGGCAGGAGATCGACGTGGACACCCGCGACGGCTACATCACCGTGCGCGCCGCCGGCGCGGGCGAGGGTGCAGTGGCCCTGGAGGTGTCCGAGGACGCGGCGGTGCACATCCGGGTCGAGGCCCGCACGGCCTGA